From Candidatus Bathyarchaeum sp.:
AACAAAAGCAATAAGCATACCTGCTGAACCAATATTGCCAGAAGCTGAGGAGGAAAACATCAATGAGTAAGAAAGCTGACAAATGGGCTGTAGTTCACGTTTTCAGTTCATACAATAACACAATAATTCACTTCACAGATATTACCGGAGCAGAAACCATTGCACGATCTTCAGGTGGAATGCATGTTAAATCTGACCGTTTAGAATCTTCTGCATATGCAACAATGCGTGCAGCTGCACACACAGCAGCGGTCGCCAAAGACAAAGGAATCACTGCAATTCACATCAAAGTCCGAGCCCCGGGAGGCTCAGGAGCCCGAACGCCTGGATCTGGAGCACAGTCTGCAATCCGTGCATTGGCACGAGCTGGATTTCGTGTAGGTAGAATTGAAGAAGTAACACCTATTCCTCACGATGGAACTCGCAGGAAGGGTGGACGCAGAGGACGCAGGGTCTAAATCCCTTTTTTTCTTCGTTATTTATGTAAAATGTTGGGCAAGCCGAAACATATATTGAATCGGCTTTGTCTGATAACCAAAATATTGAAATAATGGCTTTAGCACTTTTTGAAAAGCACGAGCTTTAAACGCGTTAATTACAAAGAGGCTTAAATGTGGTAGAAATTCAAGTAATTGATAAGACCGAAAATTATATGCGCTTCATTGTTAGCGGAGTCAATACGCCTTTTGTAAATGCGCTACGAAGAATAATGCTTACTGAAGTCCCCGCAATGGCGATAGACGAAGTTGTAATTCTTGAAAACTCATCAATTCTTAACGACGAAATCCTCGCACACAGAATCGGTTTCATTCCCCTAAAAACAGATTTAGATTCTTACAGTCTTCCTGACGAATGTAAATGTGAAAGCGAGTTCGGATGTAGCCTTTGTAGATCAAATCTTACACTAGAAATTGAAGCAAAGGACAAAATAACAACAGTTTACTCGGGTGACATGGTTCCAGAAAATCCTGATGTTGCGCCAGTAAGTGACAAGATTCTCCTCGCAAAGTTAGCTCCAGCTCAAAGAATAAAAATGGAAGCCTATGCCCGATTGGGTAAAGGCAAAAAACATGCAAAATGGCAGCCCGTTTCTATGTGTGTTTATTCCTATATGCCTGAAATCAAAATTGACTCTAAGACTTGTGATGCATGTGGAAAATGTGTTAAAGTATGTCCTGAAGAAATTTTAATCCAGGCTGATGGAAAAATAAAAGTTCAGAATGAAATAAACTGTACTTTGTGTATGGACTGTGTAGATGCCTGTCCCAAAGAACCATCTGCTGTAAACATTTCTTGGGATGATAAAACTTTCATCTTTAAAATCGAATCAACTGGAGCACTTCCAGTAGAACGAATAGTTATGGAAGCAACAAAAATCCTTGACAACGAAGTCAAAGAATTTTCCAATAAACTGAAAAAGGGTAATAAGAATTGAAAAAATTAAAGTCAACTAATCCTGAGCTGATTACACTCATTCGTGATCTAAAAAAACAGTCACAAGAAAGTCAAACTGAATTGTGGCTTAGTTTAGCAGAACGTTTAACCAGTTCAAACCGTAATCGTGTTGCAGTTAATTTGAGTCGTTTGAATCGTTACACAAACGAAGGTGAAACTGTAGTTGTTCCTGGCAAAGTTTTAGGTGCAGGACAAGCTGATCACGCTTTAACTGTGGCAGCATTTTCGTTTTCTGATGTAGCAAAATCCAAAATTGCACGCAAAAAAGGAAAATGTTTGTCCATTAGAGACCTAATGAAAAAAAACCCAACAGGTAAAAACGTGAAAATTATGGAGTAATTTGGGATGTCTTCTAACACTTCTGTTATAATTGATGCTAAAGGTCTGATTCTTGGACGAATGGCTAGTGATGTAGCAAAGCGCCTTCTTGACGGTGAAAGCGTAATAATTTTGAATGCTGAAAAAACAGCCATATCTGGCAAAAAACAGCACATAGTTACTGACGCCAAAACCTTCTTAGAAGTTGGCCACCCTAGAAAGGGTCCAAATCATCCTAGACGACCTGACAAAATTGTAAGCCGAACCATTCGTGGTATGCTTCCTCGACGAAAACCCAAAGGTATCCAAGCTTTCAAACGATTGCGTGTATACTTGGGCGTTCCCGTTGAATTTGAAGGAAAAAACATCCAGACCATTACAGA
This genomic window contains:
- a CDS encoding 30S ribosomal protein S11, whose product is MSKKADKWAVVHVFSSYNNTIIHFTDITGAETIARSSGGMHVKSDRLESSAYATMRAAAHTAAVAKDKGITAIHIKVRAPGGSGARTPGSGAQSAIRALARAGFRVGRIEEVTPIPHDGTRRKGGRRGRRV
- a CDS encoding DNA-directed RNA polymerase subunit D is translated as MVEIQVIDKTENYMRFIVSGVNTPFVNALRRIMLTEVPAMAIDEVVILENSSILNDEILAHRIGFIPLKTDLDSYSLPDECKCESEFGCSLCRSNLTLEIEAKDKITTVYSGDMVPENPDVAPVSDKILLAKLAPAQRIKMEAYARLGKGKKHAKWQPVSMCVYSYMPEIKIDSKTCDACGKCVKVCPEEILIQADGKIKVQNEINCTLCMDCVDACPKEPSAVNISWDDKTFIFKIESTGALPVERIVMEATKILDNEVKEFSNKLKKGNKN
- a CDS encoding 50S ribosomal protein L18e, with protein sequence MKKLKSTNPELITLIRDLKKQSQESQTELWLSLAERLTSSNRNRVAVNLSRLNRYTNEGETVVVPGKVLGAGQADHALTVAAFSFSDVAKSKIARKKGKCLSIRDLMKKNPTGKNVKIME
- a CDS encoding 50S ribosomal protein L13, yielding MSSNTSVIIDAKGLILGRMASDVAKRLLDGESVIILNAEKTAISGKKQHIVTDAKTFLEVGHPRKGPNHPRRPDKIVSRTIRGMLPRRKPKGIQAFKRLRVYLGVPVEFEGKNIQTITEASTGKLKAPYITVGDLAKEIGDWNPEVD